A DNA window from Porphyromonas gingivalis ATCC 33277 contains the following coding sequences:
- the nth gene encoding endonuclease III — MRKEERYKAVIDWFAENMPVAETELRYRDPFQLLVAVILSAQCTDKRVNMVTPALFSAYPTAKDMAGSTVEDLLSYIGSISYPNSKAKHLVGMAQMLCSDFGGVVPDEVSELTKLPGVGRKTANVIASVVYGKPAMAVDTHVFRVSERIGLTTGSKSPLETERELVRYIPDVLIPKAHHWLILHGRYVCLARKPKCADCGIAPFCRYCSKVFKKNSTALPKKGE; from the coding sequence ATGCGCAAGGAAGAGCGATACAAAGCCGTTATCGATTGGTTTGCCGAGAATATGCCGGTGGCCGAAACGGAGCTGCGGTACCGGGATCCTTTCCAGTTGCTGGTGGCCGTTATTCTCTCGGCACAATGTACCGACAAGCGCGTCAATATGGTGACACCGGCTCTCTTTTCTGCCTATCCGACAGCAAAGGATATGGCCGGGAGCACGGTGGAGGATTTGTTGTCTTATATAGGAAGTATCAGCTATCCGAACAGCAAAGCGAAACATCTGGTCGGGATGGCGCAGATGCTTTGCTCTGATTTTGGAGGAGTGGTACCGGACGAGGTGTCAGAACTAACCAAACTGCCCGGCGTAGGCCGTAAGACAGCCAACGTGATAGCCTCCGTCGTCTACGGCAAACCGGCCATGGCCGTAGATACGCACGTATTCAGAGTATCCGAAAGGATAGGCCTGACCACCGGTTCGAAGTCTCCGTTAGAGACGGAGCGAGAGCTGGTTCGCTATATCCCGGATGTGCTGATACCGAAAGCTCATCACTGGCTGATCCTGCATGGACGGTACGTTTGTCTGGCTCGCAAGCCCAAATGTGCAGACTGTGGCATAGCACCATTCTGCCGCTACTGCTCGAAAGTTTTTAAGAAGAACAGTACAGCCCTTCCGAAAAAAGGGGAATGA
- the pheS gene encoding phenylalanine--tRNA ligase subunit alpha — protein MKERINQLLQEIGQCVAATVEEAEALRIKYLSKKGEIARLFDDFRLVPSEEKKQIGQMLNELKNKAQEHINSLRERAQAGSAQASAETDLTRTSYPTRLGTRHPISLVKQEICEIFARLGFSIADGPEIEDDWHVFSSMNFAEDHPARDMQDTFFIEHRPDVILRTHTSSVQSRVMEKTQPPIRVICPGRTYRNEAISYRAHCFFHQVEALYVDKDVSFADLRQVLLYFAQEMFGAETKIRLRPSYFPFTEPSAEMDISCNICGGKGCNFCKHTGWVEILGCGMVDPNVLDNCGIDSKKYSGYALGMGIERITNLKYRVKDLRFFSENDLNFLEQFKSVH, from the coding sequence ATGAAAGAAAGAATCAATCAACTCCTACAGGAAATCGGTCAGTGTGTGGCTGCCACCGTGGAGGAAGCCGAAGCTCTGCGAATCAAGTATCTCAGCAAAAAGGGCGAAATAGCCCGTCTGTTCGATGACTTCCGGCTGGTACCGTCCGAAGAGAAAAAGCAAATCGGACAAATGCTCAATGAGCTGAAAAACAAGGCTCAGGAGCATATCAACTCCCTTCGCGAGCGGGCACAGGCAGGCTCTGCACAAGCTTCGGCAGAAACCGACCTGACACGAACATCATACCCGACGAGACTCGGAACACGCCATCCGATCTCTCTGGTGAAGCAGGAGATCTGCGAGATCTTTGCCCGCCTCGGCTTCAGTATTGCCGACGGGCCGGAGATAGAGGACGATTGGCATGTATTCTCTTCGATGAATTTCGCCGAAGACCATCCTGCTCGTGATATGCAGGACACATTCTTCATCGAGCATCGCCCCGATGTCATCCTTCGCACGCATACGTCCAGTGTCCAAAGCCGGGTGATGGAAAAGACACAACCGCCGATTCGTGTCATTTGCCCCGGGCGTACCTACCGAAACGAAGCTATCTCCTATCGGGCGCATTGCTTCTTTCATCAGGTGGAAGCACTGTATGTGGACAAGGATGTTTCTTTCGCCGATTTGCGGCAGGTGCTTCTTTACTTCGCACAGGAAATGTTCGGAGCCGAAACCAAAATACGCCTTCGCCCTTCTTATTTCCCCTTTACCGAACCGTCTGCCGAGATGGACATCTCCTGCAATATATGTGGGGGTAAAGGTTGCAACTTCTGCAAGCATACGGGATGGGTGGAAATACTCGGATGCGGCATGGTGGATCCCAACGTATTGGACAACTGCGGCATAGACAGCAAGAAATACAGCGGCTATGCGCTCGGTATGGGTATCGAACGTATCACCAATCTTAAGTACCGAGTCAAAGACCTTCGCTTCTTCTCGGAGAACGACCTCAACTTCTTGGAACAGTTCAAGAGCGTGCACTAA